A stretch of Cicer arietinum cultivar CDC Frontier isolate Library 1 chromosome 5, Cicar.CDCFrontier_v2.0, whole genome shotgun sequence DNA encodes these proteins:
- the LOC101514696 gene encoding ABSCISIC ACID-INSENSITIVE 5-like protein 5, whose protein sequence is MNFKGFGNDPGASAGGGGRTTTGNFSLARQTSVYSLTVDEFMNSMGGSGKDFGSMNMDELLKNIWSAEEVQTMGGEEGISHLQRQGSLTLPRTLSQKTVDEVWKDISKDYGPSLAAPQAQRQPTLGEMTLEEFLVRAGVVREDAKPNDGVFLDMARLGNNNSNLGLAFQAQQLNKVSDFMGNNRISVNDNHSLVGLQSPTTNLPLNVNGIRTSNQQQMQNSQTQQQHQNQQLQQHQHQNQHQQIFPKQPGLNYATQMPLSSNQGMRGGIVGLSPDQGMNGNLVQSGGIGMVGLAPGAVQIGTGSPANQISGDKIGKTNGGDTSSVSPVPYVFNGGMRGRKTNGAVEKVIERRQRRMIKNRESAARSRARKQAYTMELEAEVAKLKEENEELQKKQAEIMEIQKNQVKEMMNLQREVKRKCLRRTQTGPW, encoded by the exons ATGAATTTCAAGGGATTTGGAAATGATCCTGGAGCCTCTGCCGGCGGCGGAGGGAGGACGACGACGGGGAATTTTTCCCTGGCGCGTCAAACGTCGGTATATTCTCTGACGGTTGACGAATTCATGAACAGTATGGGAGGTTCTGGGAAGGATTTTGGGTCAATGAACATGGATGAATTGTTGAAGAATATTTGGAGTGCTGAAGAGGTTCAAACAATGGGTGGTGAAGAAGGTATTAGTCATTTACAAAGACAAGGTTCTTTAACACTACCTCGTACACTTAGTCAGAAAACAGTTGATGAGGTTTGGAAGGATATTTCAAAGGATTATGGTCCTAGTTTAGCTGCTCCACAAGCTCAGAGACAACCAACTTTGGGAGAGATGACTTTGGAAGAGTTTTTGGTTAGAGCTGGTGTTGTTAGAGAAGATGCAAAACCAAATGATGGTGTTTTTCTTGATATGGCTCGTCTTGGGAATAATAATAGTAACTTGGGTTTGGCTTTTCAGGCTCAACAGTTGAATAAGGTTTCTGATTTTATGGGTAATAATAGGATTTCTGTTAATGATAATCATTCACTTGTGGGTCTTCAATCTCCTACTACTAATTTGCCCTTGAATGTTAATGGGATTAGAACATCAAATCAGCAACAGATGCAGAATTCACAGACTCAGCAACAGCACCAGAATCAACAACTTCAGCAACATCAACATCAAAATCAGCATCAGCAGATATTTCCGAAGCAGCCGGGTTTGAACTATGCAACTCAGATGCCTTTGTCTAGCAATCAAGGGATGAGAGGTGGAATTGTGGGGCTTTCTCCTGATCAAGGAATGAATGGTAATCTTGTGCAAAGTGGAGGGATCGGCATGGTTGGTTTGGCGCCCGGGGCTGTTCAGATTGGTACTGGATCGCCGGCGAACCAGATATCTGGTGATAAAATTGGAAAGACTAATGGTGGTGATACTTCTTCTGTGTCACCGGTTCCTTATGTCTTTAATGGAGGTATGCGAGGTAGGAAGACTAATGGAGCTGTTGAGAAGGTAATTGAGAGGAGGCAGAGAAGAATGATAAAGAATAGGGAGTCAGCTGCTAGATCCCGCGCTCGCAAGcag GCTTATACCATGGAATTGGAAGCAGAAGTTGCAAAGTTAAAAGAAGAGAATGAAGAACTTCAGAAAAAGCAG GCAGAAATCATGGAAATTCAGAAAAATCAA GTTAAGGAAATGATGAATCTGCAGCGAGAAGTCAAGAGAAAATGCTTAAGACGAACACAAACTGGTCCGTGGTAG
- the LOC101515676 gene encoding uncharacterized protein — protein sequence MPPFLSTSKALRSLATRKSGLSQLMRSSKSIEKLDGCRCFSTIASRNTHQIQPFGSRIGFSPFMGNLCNNINHVFQSRQFIGVGDGVEGILSKTYEERRVLGYSPEQLFDVVSAVDFYHGFVPWCQRSEIVKRHPDGSFDAELEIGFKFLVESYVSHVELDRPKRIKTTVSKSTLFDHLINVWEFSPGPVPGTCSLYFLVDFKFQSPLYTQIASMFFKEVASRMVGSFTERCRIVYGPEVRVMENSHGHRT from the exons ATGCCGCCATTTTTGTCGACCTCGAAGGCGCTTCGCTCCTTAGCGACACGCAAAAGTGGATTGAGTCAATTGATGAGGTCTAGCAAGAGCATTGAGAAACTCGATGGATGTCGATGCTTTTCAACAATTGCTTCCAGGAACACCCATCAGATTCAACCCTTTGGCTCTCGCATTGGGTTTTCCCCGTTTATGGGAAATTTGTGTAATAACATCAATCATGTTTTCCAATCGAGGCAGTTTATTGGTGTTGGAGATGGTGTAGAAGGTATTCTGTCCAAAACTTACGAGGAGAGACGCGTTTTGGG GTACTCTCCGGAGcaattatttgatgttgtttcGGCTGTGGATTTTTATCATGGTTTTGTCCCATGGTGTCAAAGGTCTGAGATAGTTAAACGTCATCCAGATGGATCATTTGATGCTGAGTTGGAGATTGGATTCAAGTTTCTCGTTGAAAGTTATGTTTCTCATGTTGAATTGGACAGACCAAAGCGAATAAAG ACAACAGTGTCAAAGAGTACCCTGTTTGACCATTTGATAAACGTATGGGAGTTTAGTCCTGGTCCTGTTCCAGGAACTTGCAGTCTCTATTTTTTGGTGGACTTTAAGTTTCAGTCTCCACTGTACACACAG ATTGCATCAATGTTCTTTAAGGAGGTGGCCTCTAGGATGGTTGGTTCATTCACTGAGCGCTGCCGCATAGTATATGGACCGGAAGTGCGGGTCATGGAAAACTCCCATGGACATaggacataa
- the LOC101515347 gene encoding protein DCL homolog, chloroplastic: MAFSLSNTKIPLPRLHKNRFSFHSSRLILSLPFFKTPLLHSSFSPLKASASDGDSLLGKPVFSQKNGIVEERSYCYEQEEEDSTEEDKWIDWEDQILDDTVPLVGFVRMILHSGQYENGDRLSPEHEKTILEKLLPFHPEFQKKIGCGIDYITIGYHPDFDRSRCMFIVRQDGEHVDFSYWKCVKGLIRKNYPLYADSFILRHFRKRSRNL; the protein is encoded by the exons ATGGCTTTTTCATTATCCAATACAAAAATACCACTCCCTCGTCTCCACAAAAACCGTTTCTCATTTCATTCTTCACGTTTGATTCTATctcttcctttcttcaagacacCGTTACTTCACTCCTCTTTCTCTCCCCTCAAAGCTTCTGCTTCAGATGGTGACAGTTTGCTTGGGAAGCCTGTTTTTTCCCAGAAGAATGGAATTGTAGAGGAACGGAGCTATTGCTATGAACAAGAGGAGGAAGATAGTACTGAAGAAGATAAATGGATTGATTGGGAGGATCAGATTTTGGATGATACTGTTCCTTTGGTTGGATTTGTCAGAATGATTCTTCATTCTGGaca ATATGAAAATGGAGATAGACTAAGTCCAGAGCATGAGAAAACCATCCTTGAGAAGCTGCTTCCATTTCACCCTGAATTTCAGAAAAAGATTGGATGTGGAATCGATTATATAACG ATTGGATATCATCCTGATTTTGATCGCTCTAGGTGTATGTTCATAGTACGACAAGATGGAGAGCATGTTGACTTCTCATATTGGAAATGTGTAAAGGGTTTGATCAGAAAGAATTATCCATTATATGCAGACAGTTTCATTCTCAGGCACTTCAGGAAACGGAGTCGTAATTTGTGA
- the LOC101488435 gene encoding thioredoxin-like 4, chloroplastic — translation MPLVVIHGQTILHTKSFLNVRLNLYLQKPLKSRISHLVFSLVPNHNHGKLCLSGAKIEPNIKIRKTFFLDKIRVADEYQENLPDEDDDLCPVECVREFKTDEEFFRILEKSKGTGSLVVVDFFRTSCGSCKYIEQGFAKLCKKSGSHDVPVIFLKHNVIDEYDEESEVAERLRIRAVPLFHFYKDGKLLEAFPTRDKERILAAILKYSSLEAEDILS, via the exons ATGCCACTGGTTGTCATTCACGGGCAGACAATTCTGCATACCAAATCTTTTCTTAATGTCAGATTAAACCTATACTTACAAAAACCACTTAAATCTAGAATTTCCCATTTAGTTTTCAGCTTAGTTCCTAACCATAATCATGGAAAACTATGTCTTAGTGGGGCAAAAATTGAACCTAATATAAAAATCAGGAAGACTTTTTTCCTTGATAAGATACGAGTGGCCGACGAATATCAAGAAAACTTGcctgatgaagatgatgatctTTGTCCTGTTGAATGTGTGAGAGAGTTTAAGACTGATGAAGAGTTCTTCAGAATTTTGGAGAAGTCTAAAGGAACTGGATCTCTTGTTGTGGTGGATTTCTTCCGCACCTCTTGTGGAAGTTGCAAGTATATAGAGCAGGGTTTTGCAAAGTTGTGTAAGAAATCTGGTAGCCATGATGTTCCTGTTATCTTTCTAAAGCATAAT GTAATTGATGAGTATGATGAGGAATCCGAGGTTGCTGAGCGACTTAGAATCAGg GCGGTGCCTCTCTTTCACTTCTACAAAGATGGGAAACTGTTGGAAGCATTCCCAACCAGAGACAAAGAAAGAATTCTTGCTGCTATCCTCAAGTACTCATCTCTTGAAGCTGAAGATATTTTGAGCTAA